Within Gemmatimonadota bacterium, the genomic segment CGGGTCGGCCGCAATAAGGGGCGGCGTCGGTCCGTCCGGGGTCTCGCCGAGGTCGGGCGGGTCCGCGTCCGCGACGGCGAGGCGCGTCAGCGTGTTCTTGATGACGCGGCACTCCACGGACTCCGCCCGCAACCGCCGGCGAAGTTCGGTGACCTCGCCGACGTCCAGGCCGGTGAGGTCGGTCAGGTACACGCTTTCGGTTTCTTTCAATCGCGTCGTCAGATCCTGGACGATCTGCTCTTTGACGGCACGCGGCTGGGGCATGGTGTCGAGACTCCTTTGATTTCAACGGCTATCCGGGGCCGTCAACGGCTACCGGGGCCGTGGATGCGTCTACGCCTCTCGGGCCGCCACCTGGCGGTCGACCTGTACGCCGGGTCCCATGGTGGACGAGACGGTAAGACGCCTGATGTATTGCCCTTTGGCGGATGCAGGCTTCGCCCGCATGACCGCGTCGATGAACGTCGAGGCGTTCTCCGTCAACTGCTCCACGGAGAAGGACACCTTGCCCACGGGGCCGTGCAGGTTGCCGTTGCGGTCCACGCGGTATTCGATCCGGCCTGCCTTGACTTCCTTGACCGCGGGCCCGACGTCGAAGGTCACGGTGCCGCTCTTCGGGTTGGGCATGAGGCCTCGCGGACCCAGTACGCGGCCCAGCTTGCCGACGTCACGCATGATATCGGGCGTGGCGATCACGACGTCGAAATCGGTCCAGCCCTTCTCGATCTGCTCGATGTACTCGTCGGCGCCGACGTAGTCCGCGCCGGCCTCCTGGGCGTCCTTCTGCGCTTCGCCCCGGGTCAGCACGAGCACCCTGGTTTCTTTTCCTGTTCCGTGGGGCAGTGCGATGGCGCCCCGTACCATCTGGTCCGCGTGGCGGGGATCCACGTTCAACCGCATGGCCACATCGACCGTCTCGTCGAATTTCGTCTTCGAGGATTCCTTGACGATCGTCAAGGCGTCCTCGAGGGGATAGTCCTTCCCCGCTTCCACCTTCTCGCTGGCGGCCAGGTAGCGCCTGCCTCTTTTCATGGCCCGTCTCCTTGCGACTTCCCTCGGTTAGCCTTCCACCTCGATGCCCATGCTGCGGGCCGTGCCTTCGATCATGCGCATGGCCGCTTCCGTATCCGCGGCGTTCAGGTCCGGCTTCTTGAGTTCGGCGATCTGCCTCACCTGGTCCCGGGTTACCTTGCCGACCTTCTCCCGGTTGGGTTCGCCCGACGCCTTCGCCAGGCCGGCCTCGCGCTTGAGCAGCACCGCGGCCGGGGGC encodes:
- a CDS encoding 50S ribosomal protein L10; this encodes MPQPRAVKEQIVQDLTTRLKETESVYLTDLTGLDVGEVTELRRRLRAESVECRVIKNTLTRLAVADADPPDLGETPDGPTPPLIAADP
- the rplA gene encoding 50S ribosomal protein L1, with translation MKRGRRYLAASEKVEAGKDYPLEDALTIVKESSKTKFDETVDVAMRLNVDPRHADQMVRGAIALPHGTGKETRVLVLTRGEAQKDAQEAGADYVGADEYIEQIEKGWTDFDVVIATPDIMRDVGKLGRVLGPRGLMPNPKSGTVTFDVGPAVKEVKAGRIEYRVDRNGNLHGPVGKVSFSVEQLTENASTFIDAVMRAKPASAKGQYIRRLTVSSTMGPGVQVDRQVAAREA